One Loxodonta africana isolate mLoxAfr1 chromosome 15, mLoxAfr1.hap2, whole genome shotgun sequence genomic window carries:
- the LOC100667813 gene encoding olfactory receptor 8D4-like → SSLQISQRRLDMKNHSTVAEFLLSGLTDQPEFQLPLFCLFLGIYLVTVVGNLGMISIIGLNSQLHMPMYYFLSNLSFIDVSYSSVVTPKMLAGFLRRDKAISYNGCMTQLFFSCIFVISECYMLVAMAYDRYVAICSPLLYNVIMSPQVCSLLVAAVFSIGFMDALIHTGCILRLPFCDSNIISHYFCDIVPLIKLSCSSTYIDELLIFIIGGFNMVATSLTIIISYAFILSSILHIHSKEGRSKAFRTCSSHLTAVLIFYGSLMSMYLKPASNSSLTQEKVSSVFYTTVIPMLNPLIYSLRNKDVKNILVKLLRRKIPS, encoded by the coding sequence TCATCTCTGCAGATTTCTCAGAGAAGACTGGATATGAAAAACCATTCCACAGTGGCTGAGTTTCTTCTTTCAGGATTAACTGACCAACCAGAGTTTCAGTTGCCCCTTTTCTGCCTCTTTTTAGGGATCTACCTGGTTACCGTGGTGGGAAACCTCGGTATGATCTCAATAATTGGGTTGAATTCTCAACTTCACATgcccatgtactatttcctcagTAATTTGTCTTTTATAGATGTCTCCTATTCTTCTGTCGTTACCCCCAAAATGCTGGCTGGGTTTTTACGCAGAGATAAAGCTATATCCTATAATGGATGCATGACTCAGctgtttttttcctgtatttttgtcATATCAGAATGCTACATGTTGGTagcaatggcctatgaccgctatgttgcCATCTGTAGCCCACTGCTTTATAATGTCATCATGTCCCCTCAGGTCTGCTCTCTGCTGGTGGCTGCTGTCTTCTCAATAGGTTTTATGGATGCTCTGATTCATACAGGTTGTATATTAAGGTTGCCTTTCTGTGACTcaaacatcattagccattatttCTGTGACATTGTCCCTCTTATTAAACTCTCCTGTTCCAGCACTTACATTGATGAGCTTTTGATTTTCATCATTGGTGGATTTAACATGGTGGCCACCAGCCTGACAATCATCATTTCCTATGCTTTCATCCTCTCCAGCATCCTCCACATCCACTCTAAAGAGGGCAGGTCCAAAGCCTTTCGCACCTGCAGTTCCCACTTGACAGCTGTTCTTATATTTTATGGGTCCCTTATGTCCATGTATCTCAAGCCTGCTTCCAACAGTTCACTCACCCAGGAGAAAGTGTCCTCGGTGTTCTATACCACTGTGATTCCCATGTTGAACCCCCTGATATATAGTCTGAGGAACAAGGATGTGAAAAATATACTGGTAAAACTCTTAAGAAGAAAGATACCTTCATAA